A window from uncultured Desulfobacter sp. encodes these proteins:
- a CDS encoding IS3 family transposase (programmed frameshift) produces the protein MKKDRKKYAPEFKEEAVKLITEQGYQITEAARNLGVNPTMLGRWKREIEGSGESATGLQGSVAMKAELSRLRKENNRLKMEREILKKAGSLLRERNELKYQFVDAERKAYPVALICIVMLISRSGYYAWRKCKKSLRQREVERLIPIVKAAHQASRGTYGARRIAEEIKASGSPCGRYKAGSLMKMAGVAAKQKKKFKATTDSKHNLPVASNLLNRQFEVVEADKVYVSDITYIWTHEGWLYLAVVIDLFSRRVVGWSLSNRMTTKLIMDALHMAIRRRMPAPGLLFHSDRGSQYCSKNFQKMLNTLGMVSSMSQKGNCWDNAVAESFFGSLKTERVFFTNYMTREEARRDIIDYIEMFYNCNRRHSYLGYISPKEFEKLWFLEKAA, from the exons ATGAAGAAAGACAGAAAGAAGTATGCACCTGAATTCAAAGAAGAAGCAGTTAAACTGATAACCGAACAGGGATATCAGATTACCGAGGCAGCCCGAAATCTCGGAGTCAATCCAACCATGCTGGGTCGCTGGAAACGTGAGATTGAAGGTAGTGGAGAGAGTGCCACTGGTTTACAAGGAAGTGTGGCAATGAAGGCAGAGTTGAGCCGTCTTCGAAAAGAAAACAACCGTTTGAAGATGGAACGTGAAATCTTAAAAAAGGCAG GCAGCCTTCTTCGCGAAAGAAATGAGCTGAAGTATCAATTCGTTGATGCTGAGAGGAAGGCTTACCCAGTAGCTCTGATATGTATTGTCATGCTCATATCCCGGAGTGGATATTATGCCTGGCGTAAATGTAAAAAATCATTGAGGCAGAGGGAAGTAGAGAGACTAATTCCTATTGTTAAAGCGGCTCATCAAGCATCAAGGGGTACCTATGGCGCCCGCCGGATTGCAGAAGAGATAAAAGCATCCGGCAGTCCTTGCGGGCGGTACAAAGCTGGGTCATTGATGAAAATGGCCGGTGTTGCCGCCAAGCAGAAAAAGAAATTTAAAGCGACGACAGACAGCAAACACAATTTGCCAGTTGCATCGAATTTACTGAACAGACAGTTTGAAGTTGTCGAAGCGGACAAGGTTTATGTCTCTGACATTACATACATTTGGACCCACGAAGGGTGGTTGTATTTGGCCGTCGTTATAGACCTTTTTTCACGCCGGGTTGTCGGCTGGTCCCTGAGTAATCGAATGACCACAAAGTTGATCATGGATGCCCTGCACATGGCAATCAGGCGTCGAATGCCTGCCCCTGGCCTGCTATTTCATTCAGACAGGGGAAGTCAGTATTGCAGTAAAAACTTCCAGAAAATGTTGAATACCCTTGGGATGGTTAGCAGCATGAGCCAGAAAGGGAATTGCTGGGACAATGCCGTGGCAGAGAGCTTTTTCGGTAGTTTGAAGACTGAGAGGGTCTTTTTTACAAACTACATGACCCGAGAAGAAGCCCGGAGAGACATCATTGATTACATCGAAATGTTTTACAATTGCAACAGACGTCATTCCTATTTGGGGTATATCAGTCCAAAAGAATTTGAAAAACTGTGGTTTTTAGAAAAAGCCGCTTAA
- a CDS encoding SagB/ThcOx family dehydrogenase, with translation MKDDARKKYRYFLKDSIRKTISFQLTDQNQGVPVPPIEKPCPGDAILIDLPGPDEWNGIPKADLTHAIGNRKSHRVYLNQSLSKEEVAYLLWCTQGVRGKRFQGHAYRTVPSAGCRHAFETYLAVFNVDDIEPGVYRYLPLSHQLVFEFEDGMLSEKMIIASLNQPYPGKSAVTFIWSAVPYRMEWRYGLAAHKVIALDAGHVCQNLYLACEAIGAGTCAIAAYDQEELDELLGLDGEEEFSIYLAPVGKVNGKKKK, from the coding sequence ATGAAGGATGACGCGCGTAAAAAGTATCGATACTTTCTTAAAGATAGTATCCGTAAAACAATTTCTTTTCAGTTGACGGATCAAAATCAGGGTGTTCCGGTGCCGCCCATTGAAAAGCCATGCCCTGGGGACGCAATCCTAATAGATCTTCCAGGGCCGGATGAATGGAACGGTATTCCCAAGGCAGATCTCACGCACGCTATCGGCAACAGAAAAAGTCACCGGGTGTATCTGAATCAAAGCCTTTCCAAGGAAGAAGTGGCATATCTTCTGTGGTGTACCCAGGGGGTCAGGGGTAAACGATTCCAGGGCCATGCATACCGAACCGTCCCTTCTGCAGGATGCCGCCATGCATTTGAAACCTATCTGGCCGTTTTTAATGTGGACGATATTGAACCTGGCGTTTACCGATATTTACCCCTTTCCCATCAACTGGTCTTTGAATTTGAGGATGGAATGCTGTCGGAAAAGATGATTATTGCTTCACTTAACCAGCCTTACCCGGGCAAATCCGCCGTCACGTTCATCTGGTCTGCCGTGCCGTATAGAATGGAGTGGCGGTATGGGTTGGCAGCCCATAAGGTCATTGCGCTGGATGCCGGTCATGTCTGCCAGAATTTATATCTTGCCTGTGAAGCGATTGGTGCCGGCACCTGCGCCATCGCGGCCTATGATCAGGAAGAATTGGATGAACTGCTGGGTCTTGACGGCGAAGAGGAATTTTCAATATACCTTGCCCCTGTGGGGAAGGTGAACGGTAAGAAGAAAAAGTAA
- the nadA gene encoding quinolinate synthase NadA, which produces MTTTNSTLHQKIRDLAKNKKAIILAHNYQSAPIQDVADLCGDSLEMSIKAAATDADIIVCCGVRFMAETAAILCPDKIVLMPNPEAGCPMADMVTPKALVKRKEELGGIPVITYVNSSAAVKAVSDICCTSANVVKVVNSLGADEVLMTPDRNLARYAAAHTDKKVHFWDGYCPFHNDLSAEAVKAAKTAHPDALFVAHPECTPEVLELADSIQSTSGMIRFVGESSADQFIIGTETGLLHPISKAYPAKTFFPASEQLLCADMKKTQLQDILDCLETMSGRVTVEEETRIKALDAVKKMINTK; this is translated from the coding sequence ATGACGACTACAAATTCCACACTCCACCAGAAGATCCGGGATCTGGCCAAGAACAAAAAGGCTATCATCCTGGCCCACAATTACCAATCCGCCCCGATCCAGGATGTCGCGGATCTGTGCGGTGATTCCCTTGAAATGAGCATCAAGGCGGCTGCCACGGATGCGGACATTATTGTCTGCTGCGGGGTACGCTTTATGGCTGAAACGGCAGCCATTCTGTGTCCGGATAAAATCGTGCTCATGCCCAATCCAGAGGCCGGGTGCCCCATGGCAGACATGGTTACCCCCAAGGCCCTTGTCAAACGTAAAGAAGAGCTTGGCGGCATCCCTGTGATTACCTACGTCAACTCATCCGCCGCCGTAAAGGCAGTCTCTGATATTTGCTGCACCTCAGCCAACGTGGTCAAAGTAGTCAATTCATTGGGGGCAGATGAAGTACTCATGACGCCGGACCGAAACCTGGCCCGATATGCGGCGGCTCATACCGATAAAAAGGTTCATTTCTGGGACGGTTACTGTCCCTTTCACAACGATTTAAGTGCCGAAGCGGTCAAAGCGGCAAAAACCGCCCACCCCGACGCCCTGTTTGTCGCCCACCCGGAGTGCACCCCGGAGGTACTTGAACTTGCCGACAGCATCCAGTCCACGTCGGGAATGATCCGGTTTGTCGGGGAAAGTTCGGCCGACCAGTTCATTATAGGGACGGAAACAGGCCTGCTCCACCCCATTTCAAAGGCATACCCGGCAAAAACCTTTTTCCCGGCATCGGAGCAACTGCTCTGTGCAGACATGAAAAAAACGCAATTGCAGGATATTCTGGACTGCCTTGAAACCATGTCCGGCAGAGTAACGGTTGAAGAAGAGACCCGTATCAAGGCCCTTGATGCCGTAAAAAAAATGATTAATACCAAATAG
- a CDS encoding outer membrane lipoprotein carrier protein LolA yields MTSVKQHFHTWVMILISILLTTLPCYAAQSLENKTAQIVSGIEAKYANKSFSADFEQASHLTALDVTETAKGKAWFSHPGKMKWAYESSDNHEIITNGKELWIYRPEENQVMTGNAAPFFQSGSGGAFLADIRKIREEFTVEPGESGDNFAQLILTPKKQTPELAKIRITVDLPGYEIPVVETENIYGDTTKFIFTNIQFSAIDEQIFEFTPPPGTEIIEIEQ; encoded by the coding sequence ATGACGTCGGTCAAACAACATTTTCATACATGGGTAATGATCCTGATTTCCATATTGCTGACAACCTTGCCTTGCTACGCCGCCCAGTCCCTTGAGAATAAAACCGCCCAAATCGTATCGGGCATTGAAGCAAAGTACGCCAACAAAAGCTTCAGTGCAGATTTTGAACAGGCCTCGCACCTGACTGCTCTGGACGTGACTGAAACGGCCAAAGGAAAGGCCTGGTTCAGTCACCCGGGAAAAATGAAATGGGCATATGAAAGTTCAGACAACCATGAAATCATCACCAACGGAAAAGAACTGTGGATCTACCGCCCCGAAGAGAACCAGGTGATGACAGGCAATGCCGCCCCGTTCTTCCAATCCGGTTCCGGAGGCGCATTTCTGGCTGATATTCGCAAAATCAGAGAAGAGTTTACCGTTGAGCCTGGCGAATCGGGAGACAATTTTGCACAACTGATACTGACGCCTAAAAAACAAACGCCTGAACTTGCAAAAATACGTATTACTGTGGATCTTCCGGGATATGAAATTCCCGTCGTGGAAACCGAAAATATTTACGGAGATACCACTAAATTTATATTCACCAATATCCAGTTCAGTGCAATAGACGAACAGATATTTGAATTTACCCCCCCACCAGGGACTGAAATTATAGAAATAGAGCAATGA